TCGGCGCCAGATGCACGTATTCGGGCCGCACACCGAGCTCGATGCGCTTGCCCTGGGGCAGGCCGGAATAGTGCCGGGCGAGCGGGATGGCGTGGCCCTCGATCGTCGCGGTCGCGCCCTGCACAATCGCCGGCAGCAGGTTCATGCCCGGCGAGCCGATGAAGTGGCCGACGAAGGTGTGGGCCGGGCGCTCGAAGAGTTCGTCCGGCGTGCCGGTCTGCACCACCGCGCCGTCATGCATCACCACCACCGTATCGGCGAAGGTCAGCGCCTCGGTCTGGTCGTGGGTGACGTAGATCATCGTCAGGTCGAGCTTGCGGTGAAGCTCCTTGAGGGTCGAACGCAGCTGCCATTTCAGATGCGGGTCGATGACGGTGAGCGGCTCGTCGAACAGGATCGCCGCCACGTCCGGGCGCACGAGGCCCCGGCCGAGCGAGATTTTTTGCTTCATATCCGCCGTCAGGTTGTTGGCGCGGCGGTCGAGCACCCGGGTGAGGTCGAGGAGACCGGCGATCTCCTCCACCCGCGACCGGATGGTGGCCGGCGCCACGCGGCGGTTCTTCAACGGAAAGGCCAGGTTCTCCCGCACCGTCATGGTGTCGTAGACGACCGGGAACTGGAACACCTGAGCGATGTTGCGCCCCTCGGTCGGCACCGTGGTGACGTCGCGGTCGTCGAACAGGATGCGGCCGCGGGTCGGGACCACGAGGCCCGAGATGATGTTGAGCAACGTGGACTTGCCGCAGCCGGAAGGGCCGAGCAGCGCGTAGGCCCCGCCCTGGCGCCAAACGTGGTCGATTTCCTTGAGCGCGTAATCCTGCGGCCCCTGCGGGTTCGGGCCGTAGGCGTGGGCGAGATGATCGAGGGTGATGCGGGCCATGGATCCCCTCTTGCGTCAGGCCGCCACGGGCAGGTCGAGGGCGGCCGTGCGGCCGCTTGCGTCGAACACCAGGGCATGGCGGGGGTCGAGAGTGGCGGTCACCGCCGTGCCGGGCTCCAGCCGGCGCACGCCGGCCACCAGCGCGATCAGGCGGCTCTCGCCGGCATCGACGTGGACGTAGCTCTCCGAGCCGGTGATCTCGGCGACCGAGACGGTGGCCGGCAGCGCGATCGCCTCCCCCGGCAGGGGATCGAGGGCGAGGTGATGGGCGCGAAAGCCGATCGTGTAGGCGCCGTCCGGCACACTGGCGAGCGGGCCGGTCGCCCGGACCTGGCCGCCGGTGGGAAGCAGGATCCGGCCGCCGGTCTTCGTCACGGGAAGCGTGTTGAGCGGCGGATCGGAGAAGACCTTGGCGGTGACGAGGTCCTGGGGCCGGCGGTAGACGTCCGGCGTCGGGCCGACCTGCGTGACGCGGCCCTGGTGCAGGGTGGCGGTGCGCCCGCCGAGCATCAGGGCCTCGGCCGGCTCGGTGGTGGCGTAGACGAAGA
This sequence is a window from Methylobacterium sp. SyP6R. Protein-coding genes within it:
- a CDS encoding ABC transporter ATP-binding protein, with amino-acid sequence MARITLDHLAHAYGPNPQGPQDYALKEIDHVWRQGGAYALLGPSGCGKSTLLNIISGLVVPTRGRILFDDRDVTTVPTEGRNIAQVFQFPVVYDTMTVRENLAFPLKNRRVAPATIRSRVEEIAGLLDLTRVLDRRANNLTADMKQKISLGRGLVRPDVAAILFDEPLTVIDPHLKWQLRSTLKELHRKLDLTMIYVTHDQTEALTFADTVVVMHDGAVVQTGTPDELFERPAHTFVGHFIGSPGMNLLPAIVQGATATIEGHAIPLARHYSGLPQGKRIELGVRPEYVHLAPKGLGKGFTLPVQVKRIDDIGRQRLARVELGGRPLVATVAEGQSLDGAEAALTLDPRQIHIYADGALVPGEAA